Proteins encoded by one window of Cylindrospermum stagnale PCC 7417:
- a CDS encoding polysaccharide deacetylase family protein: protein MSDTHDHNVINSRKTKTPLFSLVLVFIMGLGVINLRTTQPIIPIFGFHGITDTKNTALQSEQGDMDYPRKDLEKLLEYLIIHDYWFLSAEDLYDFFLTKSKEIPAAHRHQKPIMLTFDDGYKTVYTNLLPLLSKLEKKYQRKVKVVLFINPGTLANENSVASTHLGCRELREGLQKGFFDIQSHGLTHKDLTEISRPQLVNELLRARIELRKCTQDLDPDQRVASHLAYPYGAYNKQVESYVFKYYLSSYLYNNETLDSSCSTNHYKIPRLMVNRRKSPKELIEMAEKFPLIENKSQPKDKC, encoded by the coding sequence ATGTCTGATACCCATGATCATAACGTTATTAACTCGCGAAAAACCAAAACTCCTCTTTTTAGTTTAGTTCTAGTATTCATCATGGGTCTTGGTGTCATCAATTTAAGAACTACTCAGCCAATAATACCGATTTTTGGTTTTCATGGCATCACTGATACTAAAAATACTGCTCTGCAATCTGAACAAGGAGATATGGACTACCCCCGAAAAGATTTAGAAAAACTCCTGGAGTACTTAATTATTCATGATTATTGGTTCTTAAGCGCTGAAGATTTATATGATTTTTTTTTAACAAAATCAAAAGAAATCCCGGCTGCACATCGCCACCAAAAGCCAATTATGCTTACCTTTGATGATGGTTATAAAACAGTATACACAAATTTACTCCCCCTGTTGTCGAAGTTGGAAAAGAAATATCAACGAAAAGTAAAAGTTGTTTTATTTATCAATCCAGGTACTTTAGCTAACGAAAACAGCGTTGCTTCAACTCACTTAGGATGCCGGGAATTGAGAGAGGGATTGCAAAAAGGATTTTTTGATATTCAATCTCATGGACTAACTCATAAAGATTTAACAGAAATTTCTCGTCCCCAGTTAGTTAATGAACTATTACGAGCTAGGATTGAACTGAGAAAATGTACCCAAGATTTAGACCCAGACCAAAGAGTAGCATCTCATCTAGCTTATCCCTATGGGGCTTACAATAAACAGGTAGAATCTTATGTTTTTAAATATTATTTATCGAGCTATTTATATAATAATGAAACCCTAGACTCTAGCTGTTCGACAAACCACTATAAAATTCCTCGTTTAATGGTTAACCGCCGCAAATCACCCAAGGAACTAATAGAAATGGCTGAAAAATTTCCATTAATTGAGAATAAATCTCAGCCTAAAGATAAATGTTAA